A region from the Cannabis sativa cultivar Pink pepper isolate KNU-18-1 chromosome 9, ASM2916894v1, whole genome shotgun sequence genome encodes:
- the LOC115722167 gene encoding importin beta-like SAD2 homolog, translated as MEMAAQISQLLNQTLSPDCGVVRVATEALDALSLLPPFPFSILSITIEGENQGQKLAAATYLKNLTWRKIDEGVSKEFKDQLLRALLLVEQPLLKVLTEVFHIVVSADVVKQNSWPELVPDLRSAIQNSTLITNSAESNWNTINALTVLHALLRPFQYFLDPKLAKEPVPMQLEQISKEILVPLLSLFHQFVEKEIKVNTTRDGTEETEKTLLLISKCIYFAVRSHMPSSLAPLLPSVCHDLIDILGSLSFDYKATIESKYLMRLKTGKRSLQIFCALVTRHRKYSDKLMQRMIDSALNIVKHSKNISKLEFLQERIVSLAFDVISRVLETGPGWRLVAPHFSLLLETAIFPALVMNEKDITEWEEDADEFIRKNLPSDLDEVSGWKDDLFTARKSAINLLGVIAMSKGPPVRTSSTSSKRKKGEKNKGNSRHSSIGELLVLPFLSKFPIPSGNNETGNLNNYFGVLMGYGSLIDFLREQEPRHITNLVQMRLLPLYRSSVCLPYLMAPANWVLGELASCLPEEISADVYSSLLHALAVLDEGDTSCYPVRVSAAGAIAELLENEYLPPDWLPLLQVVIGRIGIDDEDSSVLFQLLSSVVEAGNENVAIHIPFIVSSLAGTISKCIPPNPEKPWPQMVEKGIAALAVIAQSWENSLSEESEDSSEKWASGRAAVGRSFSALLQQAWFTPAIPLKDDIDEVSTLSSINDASTLLRSIMLSVTESNAISKLKLPELLLLWANLIAEWNLWEESEDMSVFDCIQEVVSLQNRYKLKEFFVRPIPSPNQHVPKRSIIEGIGAFVSEAISQYPSAMWRACSCVHMLLTLPRDSVEIEGVMQSLAVAFSGVAFSRFNELQSKPCSQWKPLLLSLTSCYLCCPDLVERSLNKDVNGGLEIWASELSKICSRSNEACPTMESEIRLIVMALAKIIERHVESGKPRDSLLEECFTSLMEASVRFKEIQEEEAEEDEDNGEVGSDEEEDDDDDDETDDDDDEDSEAEELEETEEEFLNRYAKVAVALEEGTVMEEEEDLDDQDGDDDEIELGYLKDVDLQKVVLSIFERYHPILIQGQPMPTEIYTSFVDSFPQFNLFFQKL; from the exons ATGGAGATGGCAGCTCAAATCTCTCAGTTGCTGAATCAGACTCTCAGCCCCGATTGCGGAGTGGTGCGTGTAGCTACTGAAGCTCTCGATGCCCTCTCACTCCTTCCACCCTTCCCTTTCTCTATCCTCTCCATCACCATCG AAGGTGAAAATCAAGGTCAAAAATTGGCGGCAGCCACATACCTTAAGAATTTGACTTGGCGGAAGATCGATGAGGGAGTAAGTAAGGAGTTCAAAGACCAGCTTTTGCGTGCTTTGCTCCTCGTCGAACAACCTCTTCTCAAAGTTTTGACTGAAGTG TTCCATATTGTTGTATCCGCCGATGTTGTTAAGCAGAATTCCTGGCCAGAGCTTGTGCCAGACCTTCGTTCTGCTATCCAGAATAGTACTCTTATTACCAATTCTGCTGAGTCTAATTGGAACACCATCAATGCCCTTACAGTTCTTCATGCTCTTCTCAGGCCTTTCCAG TATTTCTTAGACCCTAAACTTGCCAAGGAGCCTGTACCGATGCAGCTGGAgcaaatctcaaaagaaatacTCGTTCCATTGTTATCTTTATTTCACCAATTTGTTGAGAAG GAGATCAAAGTAAATACTACAAGGGATGGGACCGAGGAGACAGAGAAGACACTTCTTCTTATATCAAAATGCATATATTTTGCT GTGAGGTCACATATGCCATCTTCATTAGCTCCACTTCTGCCTTCAGTCTGTCATGATCTAATTGACATTCTTGGCTCTCTGAGCTTTGATTATAAGGCTACTATTGAGAGTAAGTACTTGATGAGGTTGAAGACTGGGAAGAGAAGTTTGCAAATATTTTGTGCCCTGGTTACACGTCACCGGAAGTATTCCGATAA GTTAATGCAACGCATGATAGACAGTGCTTTAAACATAGTGAAGCATAGTAAAAATATCAGT AAGCTTGAATTTTTACAAGAGCGGATTGTTTCATTAGCTTTTGATGTGATTTCACGTGTACTGGAGACGGGCCCT GGATGGAGATTAGTCGCACCCCACTTTTCGTTATTGTTAGAAACTGCAATCTTTCCAGCATTAGTAATGAATGAAAAG GATATCACTGAGTGGGAAGAAGATGCGGATGAGTTTATAAGAAAGAATCTTCCATCTGACCTG GACGAAGTTTCTGGATGGAAGGATGATCTGTTTACAGCCAGAAAAAGTGCAATAAATTTACTTGGCGTGATTGCTATGTCAAAG GGTCCTCCAGTAAGAACTTCTTCAACTTCATCAAAGCGAAAGAAAGGTGAAAAGAACAAGGGAAATAGTCGACACAGCTCTATTGGCGAATTGTTGGTTCTTCCCTTCCTTTCAAAGTTTCCCATTCCATCTGGAAATAATGAAACTGGCAACTTAAACAA TTATTTTGGTGTTTTGATGGGGTACGGTAGTCTGATTGAT TTTCTTAGGGAGCAAGAACCGAGACACATTACAAATTTGGTTCAGATGCGGCTACTTCCATTGTATAGGTCATCAGTATGTCTACCATACTTAATGGCTCCTGCAAATTGGGTACTTGGAGAGCTAGCCTCCTGTTTGCCTGAA GAAATAAGTGCAGATGTATATTCTTCATTACTTCATGCATTAGCTGTCCTTGATGAAGGGGATACTTCTTGTTATCCTGTGAGGGTTTCTGCTGCTGGGGCAATTGCAGAACTTCTTGAA AATGAATATCTGCCTCCTGATTGGCTTCCTCTTCTTCAAGTTGTGATTGGTAGAATTGGTATTGATGATGAAGATAGCTCTGTATTGTTTCAACTTCTCAGTTCTGTTGTTGAAGCGGGAAATGAAAATGTTGCAATTCATATCCCATTCATTGTTTCATCATTGGCTGGTACAATTTCGAAGTGCATACCTCCTAATCCGGAGAAGCCATGGCCTCAA ATGGTTGAAAAGGGCATTGCAGCCTTAGCCGTGATAGCTCAATCTtgggaaaactctctctctgaAGAATCTGAGGACTCTAGTGAAAAGTGGGCGTCTGGTCGAGCTGCTGTGGGCAGATCATTTTCAGCTCTTCTGCAACAGGCTTGGTTTACACCTGCAATTCCATTG AAAGACGACATAGATGAGGTTTCTACTTTATCTTCCATAAATGATGCTTCAACACTACTGCGATCCATCATGCTATCGGTTACTGAAAGCAATGCAATTTCGAAGCTTAAATTGCCGGAGCTATTATTACTTTGGGCTAATCTGATTGCCGAATGGAATTTGTGGGAGGAATCAGAGGATATGTCAGTTTTCGATTGCATTCAAGAAGTTGTTAGTCTACAAAACAGATATAAGTTAAAAGAGTTTTTTGTAAGGCCAATTCCTTCTCCCAACCAGCATGTTCCTAAACGTTCGATAATAGAAGGCATCGGTGCTTTTGTAAGTGAGGCAATTTCACAATATCCATCTGCAATGTGGAGAGCTTGCTCTTGTGTTCATATGTTGCTCACACTCCCAAGAGATTCAGTTGAAATCGAGGGTGTGATGCAGTCATTGGCAGTTGCTTTTTCTGGGGTTGCATTTTCTCGGTTTAATGAGCTTCAGAGTAAACCTTGTTCACAATGGAAGCCCTTGTTGCTCTCCTTAACATCATGCTATTTGTGCTGTCCTGATCTTGTAGAGAGATCATTGAACAAAGATGTCAATGGAGGTTTAGAAATCTGGGCATCTGAATTGTCGAAAATCTGCAGTAGATCAAATGAAGCTTGCCCGACAATGGAGTCTGAGATAAGGCTGATTG TTATGGCACTGGCCAAGATAATTGAAAGGCACGTGGAATCAGGGAAACCCCGTGATAGTTTGTTAGAGGAATGCTTTACTTCATTAATGGAGGCATCCGTTCGGTTTAAAGAAATTCAGGAAGAAGaggctgaagaagatgaagacaaTGGAGAGGTCGGAagtgatgaagaagaagatgatgacgaTGATGATGAAACTGACGATGATGACGATGAG GATTCCGAGGCTGAGGAACTTGAAGAAACTGAGGAAGAGTTTCTTAATAGGTATGCAAAAGTAGCTGTTGCTTTGGAAGAAGGTACAGTCATGGAAGAGGAGGAGGATTTGGATGACCaagatggtgatgatgatgagatTGAATTGG GTTATTTGAAGGATGTTGATCTGCAAAAGGTTGTGCTATCAATATTTGAGAGATATCATCCCATTTTGATTCAAGGACAACCGATGCCGACCGAGATATACACAAGCTTTGTTGACTCCTTCCctcaatttaatttattttttcaaaaattgtaa
- the LOC115722168 gene encoding 1-Cys peroxiredoxin, translating into MPGLTIGDTIPNLEAQTTHGNIILHDYIGDGWAIIFSHPGDFTPVCTTELGKIAAYAQEFDKRGVKLVGLSCDDLNSHKEWIKDIEAYTPGAKVRYPIIADPNRELMKQLNMVDPEEKDSSGNQVPSRALHVVGPDKKVKLSFLYPATTGRNMDEVLRVVDSLQKASKHKVATPVNWKPGEPVVVSPTVSTEQANTMFPGGINTVHLPSNKDYLRFTKV; encoded by the exons ATGCCAGGCCTTACTATTGGAGACACCATCCCCAACCTTGAAGCCCAAACCACCCACGGCAACATCATTCTTCACGACTATATCGGTGATGGTTGGGCCATTATTTTCTCTCATCcag GTGATTTCACGCCGGTGTGTACTACGGAGCTTGGGAAGATAGCTGCCTATGCTCAAGAATTCGATAAGAGAGGAGTGAAGCTTGTGGGTCTCTCCTGTGATGACCTCAACTCTCACAAGGAGTGGATCAAGGACATTGAAGCTTACACT CCTGGTGCTAAAGTGAGGTACCCAATCATTGCCGATCCCAACAGAGAACTGATGAAGCAATTGAACATGGTGGACCCTGAAGAGAAGGACTCCTCAGGAAACCAAGTCCCTTCTCGTGCACTTCACGTAGTTGGTCCAGACAAGAAGGTGAAGCTGAGCTTCCTGTACCCAGCCACAACAGGGCGCAACATGGACGAGGTGTTGCGTGTGGTGGACTCCCTCCAAAAGGCTTCAAAGCATAAGGTGGCCACCCCTGTCAACTGGAAACCAGGGGAACCTGTCGTCGTTTCTCCTACCGTCTCTACTGAACAGGCCAACACCATGTTCCCTGGGGGAATTAACACCGTTCACCTCCCTTCCAATAAGGATTATCTACGCTTCACTAAAGTTTAa
- the LOC115721764 gene encoding uncharacterized protein LOC115721764 isoform X1, whose amino-acid sequence MAAYLSIAILVTTLLQLVPALALLTPCRTSCGSVAIKYPFGVDDGCGAPQFRNMFNCNSTTELFFVTPSGNYKVESIDYDKQTMVVYDPAMSTCSILQPHHDFKMTDIQSAIIPPTSDTVFALLNCSVDSPVLNHYSYLCFNFSGHSCEELYGACNAFRVFHFLTNSTPPCCFTGYDTVRTMSMNILDCTHYTSVVNADGLRGIGPLDWVYGIKLTYMLPEGGCRRCTQSGGTCGFDTETEGRLCLCSASSNSTRECGAGGTFVSKGYTKNKVFGLYHYLLPFLYHYYYTSPTLH is encoded by the exons ATGGCGGCATACTTATCAATAGCAATACTAGTAACTACTCTCCTCCAACTTGTTCCAGCACTCGCCCTACTCACCCCATGCCGCACCTCGTGCGGCAGTGTGGCCATAAAGTACCCGTTTGGAGTGGACGACGGCTGCGGGGCGCCACAGTTTCGAAACATGTTCAACTGCAACAGCACAACCGAACTCTTCTTCGTGACTCCCTCTGGAAACTACAAAGTAGAATCCATAGACTACGATAAGCAAACAATGGTAGTGTACGACCCCGCCATGTCAACCTGCTCCATCCTGCAGCCTCACCACGACTTCAAGATGACCGACATTCAGTCTGCCATCATACCTCCCACCTCGGACACAGTCTTCGCGCTTCTCAACTGCTCCGTAGACTCCCCAGTGCTCAACCACTACAGCTACCTCTGCTTCAACTTCTCGGGCCACTCGTGCGAGGAGCTGTACGGCGCCTGCAATGCGTTTCGGGTGTTCCATTTCTTGACAAACTCTACCCCGCCGTGTTGCTTCACGGGGTACGACACTGTGAGGACGATGAGCATGAACATCTTGGACTGCACTCACTACACGAGTGTGGTGAACGCGGATGGTTTGAGAGGGATAGGGCCTCTTGACTGGGTTTACGGCATCAAGCTCACTTACATGCTCCCCGAAGGTGGCTGCAGACGGTGCACTCAGTCGGGCGGTACGTGTGGCTTTGACACCGAGACTGAGGGAAGGCTCTGTCTCTGCTCTGCTTCATCTAATTCTACAAGAGAATGCGGTG CGGGTGGTACTTTTGTAAGCAAAGGATACACAAAGAATAAGGTATTTGGTCTATATCATTATCTCCTCCCATTTCTTTACCATTATTATTACACTTCTCCAACACTCCATTAA
- the LOC115721764 gene encoding uncharacterized protein LOC115721764 isoform X2 — protein sequence MAAYLSIAILVTTLLQLVPALALLTPCRTSCGSVAIKYPFGVDDGCGAPQFRNMFNCNSTTELFFVTPSGNYKVESIDYDKQTMVVYDPAMSTCSILQPHHDFKMTDIQSAIIPPTSDTVFALLNCSVDSPVLNHYSYLCFNFSGHSCEELYGACNAFRVFHFLTNSTPPCCFTGYDTVRTMSMNILDCTHYTSVVNADGLRGIGPLDWVYGIKLTYMLPEGGCRRCTQSGGTCGFDTETEGRLCLCSASSNSTRECAGGTFVSKGYTKNKVFGLYHYLLPFLYHYYYTSPTLH from the exons ATGGCGGCATACTTATCAATAGCAATACTAGTAACTACTCTCCTCCAACTTGTTCCAGCACTCGCCCTACTCACCCCATGCCGCACCTCGTGCGGCAGTGTGGCCATAAAGTACCCGTTTGGAGTGGACGACGGCTGCGGGGCGCCACAGTTTCGAAACATGTTCAACTGCAACAGCACAACCGAACTCTTCTTCGTGACTCCCTCTGGAAACTACAAAGTAGAATCCATAGACTACGATAAGCAAACAATGGTAGTGTACGACCCCGCCATGTCAACCTGCTCCATCCTGCAGCCTCACCACGACTTCAAGATGACCGACATTCAGTCTGCCATCATACCTCCCACCTCGGACACAGTCTTCGCGCTTCTCAACTGCTCCGTAGACTCCCCAGTGCTCAACCACTACAGCTACCTCTGCTTCAACTTCTCGGGCCACTCGTGCGAGGAGCTGTACGGCGCCTGCAATGCGTTTCGGGTGTTCCATTTCTTGACAAACTCTACCCCGCCGTGTTGCTTCACGGGGTACGACACTGTGAGGACGATGAGCATGAACATCTTGGACTGCACTCACTACACGAGTGTGGTGAACGCGGATGGTTTGAGAGGGATAGGGCCTCTTGACTGGGTTTACGGCATCAAGCTCACTTACATGCTCCCCGAAGGTGGCTGCAGACGGTGCACTCAGTCGGGCGGTACGTGTGGCTTTGACACCGAGACTGAGGGAAGGCTCTGTCTCTGCTCTGCTTCATCTAATTCTACAAGAGAATGCG CGGGTGGTACTTTTGTAAGCAAAGGATACACAAAGAATAAGGTATTTGGTCTATATCATTATCTCCTCCCATTTCTTTACCATTATTATTACACTTCTCCAACACTCCATTAA
- the LOC115722992 gene encoding uncharacterized protein LOC115722992: MNYNSRWMLTPGPSRKRKDREAFYSCKPSSTHSASAQAQAQAQAAGKRQHPVSKPEEPASSNGLLAGYMAYEFLSKGTLFGQKFDPGRAQAVAVGGGGGEWKSEKEHESYGEVACILKSDGAHIPDVVNPTQLARWIQM; encoded by the coding sequence ATGAATTATAACTCTCGTTGGATGTTGACACCTGGACCCTCAAGAAAGAGAAAAGACAGAGAAGCTTTCTATTCGTGTAAACCGTCGTCAACTCATTCGGCTTCGGCTCAGGCTCAAGCTCAAGCTCAAGCCGCAGGTAAGAGGCAGCATCCAGTTtcaaagccggaggagccagcCTCATCGAACGGGCTCTTAGCCGGGTACATGGCTTACGAGTTTCTGAGTAAGGGGACGTTGTTCGGGCAGAAGTTCGATCCGGGTCGAGCACAGGCGGTTGCTGTGGGAGGCGGCGGAGGGGAGTGGAAGAGTGAGAAGGAGCACGAGAGTTACGGTGAGGTGGCGTGCATTTTGAAGAGTGATGGGGCCCACATTCCGGATGTTGTGAACCCGACGCAACTGGCTCGGTGGATTCAGATGTGA